One region of Desertifilum tharense IPPAS B-1220 genomic DNA includes:
- a CDS encoding glycerate kinase translates to MQPWQESPRFPILPAADRNQFEAVYPQLCDRYPQFNPQYLAESLWHFWLPLALQVVGDRTSQQRPLIQGILGSQGTGKSTLAAILQLILAELGYSSLSLSLDDLYKTYRDRQHLQQQDPRWRWRGPPGTHDVELGIAVLDALRQGETEVEVPRFDKSAYGGAGDRAQPQRVSPVDIVLFEGWFVGVRAIDPAAFESPPSPIDTESDRAFARDINAKLADYLPLWQRLDRLWIFSQSDYRLSLQWRQQAEREAIAQGKTGMSDRQITEFVYYFWRSLHPELFISPLTQDPSVDLVINLNRDRTITQIYSPSTLH, encoded by the coding sequence GTGCAACCTTGGCAAGAATCGCCCCGATTTCCCATCTTACCGGCTGCCGATCGCAATCAGTTTGAGGCGGTTTATCCCCAGTTGTGCGATCGCTATCCTCAATTTAACCCCCAGTATCTCGCCGAGAGCCTGTGGCATTTCTGGCTGCCCTTAGCCTTGCAAGTGGTTGGCGATCGCACATCCCAACAACGCCCCCTCATTCAAGGGATTCTCGGCAGTCAAGGGACGGGTAAATCCACCTTAGCCGCTATTCTCCAGCTCATTTTAGCGGAGTTGGGTTACTCTAGCCTCAGCCTTTCCCTGGATGACTTATATAAAACCTATCGCGATCGCCAACACCTGCAACAACAAGATCCGCGTTGGCGTTGGCGCGGCCCACCCGGTACCCATGATGTAGAATTGGGCATTGCCGTTCTCGATGCCCTACGCCAGGGAGAAACAGAGGTTGAGGTTCCCCGTTTCGATAAATCTGCCTATGGTGGTGCAGGCGATCGCGCTCAACCCCAAAGGGTCTCTCCAGTGGATATCGTCTTATTTGAGGGCTGGTTTGTGGGCGTCAGAGCAATCGATCCAGCCGCCTTTGAGTCTCCCCCCTCCCCTATCGATACGGAAAGCGATCGCGCCTTTGCCCGCGACATCAACGCCAAACTCGCCGACTATCTCCCCCTGTGGCAGCGCTTAGATCGCCTGTGGATCTTCTCCCAAAGCGATTATCGCCTGTCTTTGCAATGGCGACAGCAAGCCGAACGCGAAGCCATCGCCCAAGGAAAAACCGGAATGAGCGATCGCCAAATCACCGAATTCGTGTATTATTTCTGGCGGAGCTTGCACCCAGAACTATTTATTTCACCCCTAACCCAAGATCCAAGCGTCGATCTCGTCATTAACCTCAATCGCGATCGCACCATCACCCAAATCTATTCTCCCTCAACCCTTCATTAA
- a CDS encoding glycosyltransferase family 39 protein, which yields MAEVTGKATMKDRDWFRYWEKYPQILWGLAIGGLLLVGAIAFLWHLGSTGLIDETEPLFAEAARQMVVTGDWITPYYNQATRFDKPPLIYWLMGVAYQVLGVNEWAVRLPSALAAIALMFFGFYTLRYFGFPAPLTGKRQNLTPTRQLWFSAILGAVLMALNPQTIAWGRIGVSDMLLSGLMGSSLLAFFWGYAKAEVSSELAAKRFPQGGYLAFYILSALAVLTKGPVGIVLPGLIIVSFLVYVGQLKVVLQEMRWLWGLAIVGAIALPWYILVTLANGQAYIDSFFGYHNIERFTSVVNNHSAPWYFYFLVVLVGCAPWSVYLPMAIAQTQFWQRSQWQRQPRSQHLSLFAFFWFAIIFLFFTIAVTKLPSYVLPLIPAAAILVGLRWSFALTHPEPQHRLSFYLAGIANIVLCGAIALTIYLSPRLLGDDPAMPEISGLLQASGLIERGVIIWLGITIAIAILLGVRQFRWLWLPNLVGFLLFLTLVITPAAFLVDSQRQLPLRQLAATVTEVRQPNEPLIMIGFEKPTLVFYTQQPVQYFLRATRTVEELQERAIANPDSSTVLVLAYPQKIVHTGLQSDRYQTLAQAGAYQLIRVPLQAFLNIQPAQGH from the coding sequence ATGGCTGAGGTGACGGGAAAAGCTACGATGAAGGATCGCGATTGGTTTCGGTATTGGGAAAAATATCCTCAGATCCTCTGGGGGCTTGCGATCGGCGGGTTGCTGCTGGTTGGTGCGATCGCTTTTCTCTGGCATCTAGGCAGCACGGGTTTGATTGATGAAACTGAACCGTTGTTTGCGGAAGCTGCCCGTCAAATGGTGGTGACAGGAGATTGGATCACGCCCTATTACAACCAAGCGACGCGTTTTGATAAACCGCCTCTGATTTACTGGTTGATGGGGGTAGCCTATCAGGTTCTGGGGGTGAATGAATGGGCCGTGCGTTTGCCATCGGCGTTGGCGGCGATCGCCCTGATGTTTTTTGGCTTCTATACCCTGCGTTATTTCGGCTTTCCCGCACCACTAACGGGAAAAAGGCAAAATTTGACCCCAACGCGGCAATTATGGTTCTCGGCGATTCTGGGGGCGGTTTTGATGGCGCTGAACCCGCAAACGATCGCCTGGGGCCGCATTGGCGTTTCGGATATGTTACTCAGCGGTTTGATGGGATCGTCTTTGTTGGCGTTCTTTTGGGGATATGCCAAGGCTGAAGTCAGTTCAGAACTTGCGGCTAAACGATTTCCCCAGGGCGGATATCTGGCTTTTTATATTCTCAGCGCTTTGGCGGTGCTGACGAAAGGGCCGGTGGGGATTGTTTTACCAGGGCTAATTATTGTTAGCTTTTTGGTGTATGTGGGGCAACTCAAGGTTGTATTGCAGGAAATGCGCTGGCTGTGGGGTTTGGCAATTGTCGGCGCGATCGCTCTCCCTTGGTATATCCTGGTGACGCTGGCGAACGGACAGGCCTATATTGATTCTTTCTTTGGCTATCACAATATCGAGCGCTTTACAAGCGTTGTTAACAATCACTCGGCTCCGTGGTATTTCTATTTTCTAGTGGTTTTAGTCGGGTGCGCGCCGTGGTCGGTTTATTTACCGATGGCGATCGCCCAAACGCAATTTTGGCAGCGATCGCAGTGGCAGCGACAGCCGCGATCGCAACACCTGAGCCTATTTGCCTTTTTCTGGTTCGCGATCATTTTCCTATTTTTCACGATCGCCGTTACCAAACTCCCCAGTTATGTCCTCCCCTTAATTCCCGCCGCCGCTATTTTAGTCGGGTTGCGCTGGAGTTTCGCCCTAACCCACCCCGAACCGCAACATCGGCTCTCGTTTTATCTGGCGGGAATTGCCAATATCGTACTGTGCGGCGCGATCGCCCTCACCATTTATCTCAGCCCTCGACTGCTGGGTGACGATCCGGCAATGCCTGAAATTAGCGGGCTTTTGCAAGCATCGGGACTGATCGAACGCGGCGTTATCATTTGGCTTGGGATAACGATCGCGATCGCAATTCTCCTAGGGGTGCGTCAATTTCGCTGGTTATGGCTTCCCAATTTAGTCGGATTTCTTCTATTTCTCACCCTCGTCATTACTCCGGCAGCTTTCCTAGTCGATAGCCAGCGCCAACTTCCCCTGCGCCAACTCGCCGCCACGGTGACAGAAGTGCGACAGCCCAACGAACCCCTGATTATGATTGGCTTTGAGAAACCCACCTTGGTTTTTTATACCCAACAACCCGTGCAGTATTTTCTGCGGGCAACCCGTACGGTAGAAGAACTCCAAGAACGGGCGATCGCTAATCCCGATTCCTCAACCGTGTTAGTGTTAGCCTATCCCCAAAAAATCGTCCATACTGGATTGCAAAGCGATCGCTATCAAACCCTGGCTCAGGCTGGCGCGTATCAGTTAATTCGAGTCCCTTTGCAAGCGTTTCTCAACATTCAGCCCGCGCAAGGACACTAA
- a CDS encoding DICT sensory domain-containing protein gives MSISTSVLEALLQAQPQLRSQIYFKPSLIALSHAMEDQVLAGVGEPLVIANFQQERFYRQEAHRYRRIAAQTPHVYVLAAPETEFKNASGHYETIAFAPTDELKHEWHLVVVGEQYASCLVCRERDAIASTPSPEGCKNQNEWSVLQTSFLEMDQSRRFEGVWTFDRQVSCWVANLLLDRIVGYRPELAAKVAQAKLKLQQNLSGFPQADPGPFAERLVTYLQAGQYKLLKAYSSIAIQERKERLINSITDTIRRSLHLDEILQVATSELGQALGLCRCMIYRCKATDTAATISHEFLGSSALASVAQQTWPLQNHPLFQEVLEKRSPVWMENTQSSPRLQAVPEILALAQEWQIGSWLMAPVFYNDRLLGLIELHHCGAQTYRWQQDEIALVEAIATQLGVALIQAEAYANLEDLNEQLEALDRTRSNLIAITGHELRTPLSTIQICLESLAQEPDMPLELRQVMLNTALDDAERLRELVQDFLTLSRLESGRVEWHPEPLPLGECVDLALSSVRSRQAEVSLPQITTCLPSELPLVQADGEWLVEVLSKLLDNACKFTPTQGQVTIEAQDNQNQMLEVTIGDTGRGIEPNRLEAVFDRFYQEEGALRRTTGGTGLGLAICRQIVQNWGGQIWAQSDGKDLGSQFRFTIPIVGNTKAQPAESASETRQPTRRPRNRTRAKRRTTLK, from the coding sequence ATGAGCATTTCTACTTCCGTTCTGGAAGCGTTGCTGCAAGCGCAGCCTCAGTTGCGATCTCAAATCTATTTCAAGCCTTCCTTAATTGCCTTGTCTCATGCAATGGAAGACCAAGTGTTGGCAGGGGTAGGCGAACCGCTTGTCATAGCAAACTTTCAGCAAGAACGATTTTATCGACAAGAAGCCCATCGCTATCGGCGAATTGCAGCCCAAACGCCGCATGTTTACGTTTTGGCCGCTCCAGAAACCGAGTTTAAGAATGCGTCCGGGCATTATGAAACCATTGCCTTTGCGCCCACTGATGAGTTGAAGCACGAATGGCATTTGGTGGTGGTGGGAGAACAGTACGCCTCGTGTTTGGTGTGTCGAGAGCGAGATGCGATCGCCTCTACGCCATCCCCAGAGGGTTGTAAGAATCAAAACGAGTGGTCGGTTTTACAAACATCTTTCCTAGAGATGGATCAGTCCCGCCGGTTTGAGGGGGTTTGGACCTTCGATCGCCAGGTGAGTTGTTGGGTGGCCAATCTCTTATTAGACCGCATTGTCGGCTATCGCCCGGAACTCGCCGCCAAAGTGGCCCAGGCGAAATTGAAACTTCAACAAAACCTAAGCGGCTTTCCTCAAGCCGATCCAGGGCCCTTCGCCGAGCGTTTAGTCACCTACCTGCAAGCGGGTCAATATAAGTTACTCAAAGCCTATAGCTCTATTGCCATTCAAGAACGGAAAGAACGCCTGATTAATTCAATCACCGATACAATCCGGCGATCGCTCCATCTTGATGAAATTCTGCAAGTCGCCACCTCCGAACTCGGTCAAGCACTGGGTTTGTGTCGCTGCATGATCTATCGATGCAAAGCCACCGACACCGCCGCCACCATCAGTCATGAATTTTTAGGCAGTTCCGCCCTCGCTTCAGTCGCCCAGCAAACTTGGCCGCTACAAAATCACCCGCTATTTCAAGAAGTCTTAGAAAAGCGCAGTCCGGTTTGGATGGAAAATACCCAGTCGAGTCCGAGACTGCAAGCCGTTCCAGAAATTTTGGCGCTAGCGCAAGAGTGGCAGATTGGCTCGTGGTTAATGGCCCCCGTCTTCTATAACGATCGCCTGCTGGGTTTAATTGAGTTACATCATTGCGGTGCCCAAACCTATCGCTGGCAGCAAGATGAAATTGCCCTGGTAGAAGCGATCGCCACCCAGTTAGGCGTCGCGCTGATCCAAGCCGAAGCCTATGCCAACCTCGAAGACCTCAACGAACAGCTAGAAGCCCTCGATCGCACCCGCAGTAACCTGATCGCCATTACCGGACACGAACTGCGGACGCCCCTGTCTACCATTCAAATTTGCTTAGAAAGTCTCGCCCAAGAGCCAGACATGCCCTTAGAATTGCGGCAAGTCATGCTGAACACGGCCTTAGACGATGCCGAACGCCTGCGCGAACTGGTTCAAGACTTTCTCACCCTCTCTCGGCTCGAAAGCGGTCGAGTAGAATGGCATCCCGAACCCTTACCCCTAGGGGAATGTGTCGATCTGGCTTTGAGTAGCGTGCGATCGCGCCAAGCCGAGGTTAGCTTACCGCAAATTACCACCTGCTTGCCTTCCGAACTGCCACTCGTTCAAGCCGATGGCGAATGGTTAGTCGAAGTTTTATCCAAACTCCTCGATAACGCCTGTAAATTTACCCCCACCCAAGGGCAAGTCACCATTGAAGCCCAAGATAACCAGAACCAAATGCTAGAAGTCACCATTGGGGACACCGGCAGAGGTATCGAACCCAACCGTTTAGAAGCTGTTTTTGACCGCTTCTATCAAGAAGAAGGAGCCTTGCGCCGAACCACGGGCGGAACGGGCTTAGGGTTAGCCATCTGTCGGCAAATTGTCCAAAATTGGGGCGGACAAATTTGGGCCCAGTCGGACGGAAAAGACCTGGGGAGTCAGTTTCGCTTTACGATTCCCATTGTCGGTAATACCAAAGCCCAACCCGCTGAGAGCGCTTCCGAAACGCGCCAACCGACTCGCCGCCCTCGCAACCGGACGCGAGCCAAACGACGAACGACTCTAAAATAG
- the cysE gene encoding serine O-acetyltransferase, which yields MFNTLITDFRIIFERDPAARNWLEVLFCYPGLQVLVFHRFAHLLRKLGIPFIPRLISHLGRFVTGIEIHPGAVIGKGVFIDHGMGVVIGETAIVGDYSLIYQGVTLGGTGKESGKRHPTLGENVVVGAGAKVLGNLQIGNNVRIGAGSVVLRDVPSDCTVVGVPGRVIYRSGVRVDPLEHGRLPDSEAEVIRTLVDRIEQLEQQVQMLQPQPETVGAALKMSSLAGLKSFEDGKSCRLRDRAISEFLDGSGI from the coding sequence GTGTTTAACACTCTAATTACTGACTTCCGCATTATCTTTGAGCGCGATCCAGCCGCTCGTAACTGGCTGGAAGTCCTGTTTTGTTATCCCGGTTTACAGGTACTCGTTTTTCACCGCTTTGCCCATCTGCTTCGCAAACTCGGCATTCCCTTCATTCCCCGATTAATTTCTCATCTGGGTCGCTTTGTGACGGGGATTGAAATTCATCCCGGTGCAGTGATTGGCAAAGGTGTCTTTATCGATCATGGGATGGGCGTGGTGATTGGGGAAACGGCAATTGTAGGAGATTATTCGCTCATCTATCAAGGCGTTACCCTGGGCGGGACGGGCAAAGAAAGCGGCAAGCGCCACCCCACCCTAGGGGAAAATGTGGTGGTAGGTGCAGGCGCTAAGGTTCTGGGGAATCTGCAAATTGGCAATAATGTCCGAATTGGCGCGGGTTCTGTGGTGCTGCGGGATGTGCCTTCTGATTGTACGGTGGTTGGCGTTCCGGGTCGGGTTATTTATCGTTCTGGAGTCCGGGTCGATCCGTTGGAACACGGTCGCCTGCCAGATTCAGAGGCGGAGGTAATTCGGACGTTGGTGGATCGGATCGAGCAACTCGAACAGCAGGTGCAGATGCTGCAACCACAACCCGAAACGGTGGGGGCGGCGCTGAAGATGTCGTCGCTGGCGGGGTTGAAGAGTTTTGAAGATGGCAAAAGCTGCCGGTTGCGCGATCGCGCCATCTCTGAATTTCTCGACGGATCGGGAATTTAG
- a CDS encoding Npun_F5749 family FMN-dependent PPOX-type flavoprotein: MTPWRSPLARALHLNRRKPYSRYFQLATVQTDGKPANRTVVFRGFLDDSDRLKMITDARSAKIHQIQQQAWGEICWYFTETREQFRIAGTLLLVSNTHPDPQLQKHRQLTWQDLSDNARIQFAWPHPKQERSNLEAFAPPPPNPNQPPAEFCLLLLDPVSVDRLELRGDPQNRTLYQYGEATGWSETAVNP; this comes from the coding sequence ATGACTCCTTGGCGATCGCCCCTAGCCCGCGCCCTGCACCTCAACCGCAGAAAACCCTATTCCCGCTACTTCCAACTCGCCACCGTGCAAACCGATGGCAAACCTGCCAACCGTACCGTTGTCTTTCGCGGTTTTTTAGACGATAGCGATCGCCTCAAAATGATTACCGATGCGCGTTCTGCCAAAATTCACCAGATCCAACAGCAAGCTTGGGGCGAAATTTGCTGGTACTTCACCGAAACCAGAGAACAATTCCGCATCGCCGGAACCTTACTGCTAGTTAGCAATACCCACCCCGATCCGCAACTGCAAAAGCACCGCCAGTTAACTTGGCAAGACCTTTCAGATAACGCCCGCATCCAATTTGCGTGGCCCCATCCCAAACAAGAACGCAGCAATTTAGAAGCGTTTGCGCCGCCTCCACCCAATCCCAACCAACCCCCGGCTGAATTTTGTTTGTTGCTCCTCGATCCAGTCAGTGTCGATCGCCTGGAACTGCGCGGCGATCCGCAGAACCGCACGCTTTATCAGTATGGCGAGGCAACCGGTTGGTCAGAAACGGCTGTTAACCCCTAA
- a CDS encoding YsnF/AvaK domain-containing protein, producing MVDPKIRRDNDPAVDRTDTNPDPISGQPGAHPVGTGIGAAGVGTVGTVVGGVIGGPVGAVVGAAVGAVAGGLVGKGVAEAVNPSIEDEYWRQNYATRSYVTPDETYDNYAPAYRTGYEGYARHAENPKTYAEVEPELENTYTQTYGNTALPWDKAKHAARDAYIKLYEERLVAGKHRDKVGEVSVGKHVESETARVSVPVTQEKAIVERVPVDNSTPVNPDRVNFGETEAKRVEIYEERPEIHKEAFVRENVDVRKEVDRETIEAEEQVRRERLDIDTEGRPNIKR from the coding sequence ATGGTAGATCCAAAAATAAGAAGAGATAACGATCCCGCAGTCGATCGAACCGATACCAATCCCGATCCAATTTCCGGTCAACCAGGCGCTCATCCCGTCGGGACTGGAATTGGTGCGGCAGGTGTGGGTACTGTTGGTACCGTAGTGGGCGGCGTTATTGGCGGGCCCGTGGGTGCTGTCGTTGGTGCCGCAGTCGGTGCTGTCGCAGGTGGGTTAGTCGGTAAAGGCGTAGCGGAAGCAGTTAACCCCAGCATTGAAGATGAATACTGGCGGCAAAACTATGCAACTCGCTCTTACGTCACGCCAGACGAAACCTATGACAACTATGCCCCCGCCTATCGCACGGGTTATGAAGGCTATGCCCGCCATGCAGAGAACCCGAAGACCTATGCAGAAGTAGAACCCGAACTCGAAAACACCTACACTCAAACTTACGGAAATACGGCTTTACCTTGGGACAAAGCCAAACACGCAGCCCGCGATGCGTATATCAAGCTGTACGAGGAACGCCTAGTTGCCGGTAAGCATCGGGATAAAGTGGGTGAAGTTTCGGTAGGCAAGCACGTTGAAAGCGAAACGGCACGCGTTTCCGTTCCCGTGACCCAGGAAAAAGCAATTGTCGAGCGCGTCCCGGTAGATAATAGTACGCCTGTAAATCCCGATCGCGTTAACTTTGGCGAGACGGAAGCCAAACGGGTCGAAATTTACGAAGAAAGACCGGAGATCCATAAAGAAGCGTTTGTCCGCGAAAACGTTGATGTCCGCAAGGAAGTAGACCGAGAAACCATTGAAGCCGAAGAACAAGTCCGTCGGGAAAGACTCGATATTGATACCGAAGGTCGCCCCAACATCAAACGGTAG
- a CDS encoding DUF565 domain-containing protein, with translation MAGEQLRRGLRNPWRRLSFLTISLLFGTFLGTVVSTVAGQRGTLDVVIATILIIFTESVSMIVYGRSRQVGRALWAETMNWLKIGFTYSLFVEAFKLGS, from the coding sequence TTGGCTGGCGAACAGTTACGGCGAGGGTTACGCAACCCTTGGCGGCGTCTTTCTTTTCTGACGATTAGCTTATTATTTGGCACGTTTTTAGGAACGGTAGTCTCAACTGTTGCAGGACAAAGGGGAACGCTTGATGTTGTAATTGCCACGATTTTGATTATATTTACCGAATCAGTCAGCATGATTGTTTACGGCAGAAGTCGCCAAGTCGGACGCGCTTTATGGGCAGAAACCATGAATTGGCTGAAAATTGGTTTCACCTATAGCTTATTTGTGGAGGCGTTTAAACTTGGGTCTTGA
- a CDS encoding DUF2382 domain-containing protein, producing MPLFKIRDFDPNYRTYFDNQDIIGYDLYSGNDKVGSVDDILVDENSKFRYLVVNTGIWILGKKILLPVGRARMSHSDRRIYVDGLTKAQVENLPEYHDSLTVDYDYEERVRGAYRQGTGATAAATYDRNTYTYDRDQDLYGTNDRDHQNLRLYEERLIANKTRQKSGEVLVGKDVEVETQRVSVPVEKERVVVERVNSDGVNTPVTPGADAFTEGEVARVEVYEETPEIRKEAYVREEVQVRKEVERETVEAEEQLRREELDVRTEGRPVVDRRPDRTR from the coding sequence ATGCCTTTGTTCAAAATCAGAGATTTCGACCCCAATTATCGTACCTACTTTGATAATCAAGATATTATCGGATATGACCTTTACTCCGGAAATGATAAAGTCGGTAGCGTTGATGACATTCTAGTAGACGAAAATAGCAAGTTTCGCTATCTGGTCGTCAATACCGGGATCTGGATTTTAGGTAAAAAGATTTTGTTACCCGTAGGTCGCGCTCGCATGAGCCATAGCGATCGCCGGATTTATGTTGATGGTTTAACGAAAGCTCAAGTAGAAAATCTGCCAGAATACCACGATTCTTTAACCGTCGATTACGACTACGAAGAACGGGTGCGCGGTGCTTATCGTCAAGGTACAGGTGCTACGGCGGCCGCAACTTACGATCGCAATACCTACACCTACGATCGCGATCAAGACCTATACGGTACCAACGATCGCGACCACCAAAACCTGCGCCTGTATGAAGAGCGGCTAATTGCCAACAAAACCCGTCAAAAGTCCGGTGAAGTCTTGGTCGGAAAAGATGTTGAAGTTGAAACTCAACGCGTTTCCGTCCCCGTTGAAAAAGAGCGGGTTGTGGTTGAGCGCGTTAACAGCGACGGCGTTAATACCCCTGTAACCCCCGGTGCTGATGCCTTTACTGAAGGTGAAGTGGCTCGCGTCGAAGTCTACGAAGAAACCCCTGAAATCCGTAAGGAAGCTTACGTGCGCGAAGAAGTTCAGGTAAGAAAAGAAGTCGAACGCGAAACCGTGGAAGCAGAAGAACAACTGCGCCGCGAAGAACTCGATGTGAGAACTGAAGGTCGTCCTGTTGTAGACAGAAGACCCGATCGCACTCGCTAA
- a CDS encoding YsnF/AvaK domain-containing protein translates to MSLLRNNGSQPNYSGRELDQWGVYGDRSNRLGTVVNTLTDASGALQFFVVDLGNRQVILPASNVQIDSTAQRVYWQGASNELTNAPAYPSTRSERRTSTQTPSDTRLSLLETSAPLESPTPLEGWSQERLEPPMRTTETTVQTSTHREIPEELVQIAAPLPRAERVEGNTIQLLEERLNVTSQKRKIGDVVVRKVIETRMLQVPVRREKLVVEQVSPESQTLAVVDLKGDLESVEIAEIADTLSSDRSVAGEFHSAASASQFLAALARQPNASYQAIEVRIVLDNPKLEAVYQKWMERFLANEGSQFEDTDIR, encoded by the coding sequence ATGTCACTTTTAAGAAATAACGGTTCCCAGCCTAACTACTCAGGTCGAGAACTTGACCAATGGGGCGTTTATGGCGATCGCTCCAACCGTTTAGGCACCGTCGTCAATACCCTAACAGATGCAAGCGGAGCCTTGCAATTTTTTGTAGTCGATCTGGGCAACCGACAGGTCATCCTGCCTGCCTCAAACGTTCAAATCGATTCCACCGCACAACGGGTCTATTGGCAAGGCGCGAGTAACGAACTGACCAACGCTCCGGCCTATCCCTCGACGAGAAGCGAACGACGCACTTCAACCCAAACCCCCTCCGACACCCGCCTCAGCCTCCTCGAAACTTCTGCCCCCTTAGAAAGTCCTACCCCCTTAGAAGGATGGAGCCAAGAACGGCTAGAACCCCCGATGAGAACCACAGAAACAACGGTTCAAACATCCACCCATCGGGAAATTCCCGAAGAATTAGTGCAAATTGCGGCCCCCTTACCTCGCGCTGAACGAGTCGAAGGCAACACCATTCAACTTTTAGAAGAACGCCTCAACGTTACGTCCCAAAAACGTAAAATCGGCGATGTGGTTGTCCGTAAAGTTATCGAAACGAGAATGCTACAAGTCCCCGTGCGCCGCGAGAAGCTAGTGGTTGAGCAAGTCAGCCCCGAATCGCAAACCCTCGCCGTTGTCGATCTCAAGGGCGATCTTGAAAGCGTCGAAATTGCTGAGATTGCCGATACGCTCTCATCCGATCGCAGTGTAGCAGGTGAATTTCACTCGGCAGCGAGTGCCAGTCAGTTTTTAGCCGCGCTAGCTCGTCAGCCGAATGCGAGCTATCAAGCCATTGAAGTCCGCATCGTATTAGATAACCCGAAGCTAGAAGCCGTTTATCAAAAGTGGATGGAACGGTTCTTAGCCAATGAAGGGTCTCAGTTTGAGGACACTGACATACGCTAA